In a single window of the Silvimonas iriomotensis genome:
- a CDS encoding TetR/AcrR family transcriptional regulator codes for MPSDLRTRKRLATRQSISNAATRLFLEHGFDRVTVDEIAAAADVGRMTVFNYFPRKEDMFFDRDEEAHEVLREALRQRAPGVSAIETLRLLAHRLIAMRSPFVAFSADSKGFIETVESSETLKARARAMRDELGQTVATGLAHSAGQDPTDPAAQLAAALLVATWTTAFLHAHRLFQAQRDTAAANTAFLALIDQGTLGVNAALAGSPYV; via the coding sequence ATGCCATCTGATCTTCGGACCCGTAAACGCCTCGCCACGCGGCAAAGTATCTCCAATGCGGCCACGCGCCTGTTTCTGGAGCATGGCTTTGACCGGGTGACGGTTGATGAGATTGCCGCCGCCGCAGACGTCGGCCGCATGACGGTGTTCAACTACTTCCCGCGCAAAGAAGACATGTTCTTTGACCGTGATGAAGAAGCGCACGAGGTACTGCGCGAGGCCCTGCGCCAGCGCGCGCCCGGCGTATCAGCCATCGAAACCCTGCGCTTGCTGGCACACCGCCTGATTGCCATGCGCAGCCCGTTTGTGGCGTTCTCGGCCGACAGCAAAGGCTTTATCGAAACCGTAGAAAGCAGCGAGACGCTCAAAGCGCGAGCGCGGGCCATGCGTGATGAACTGGGGCAGACGGTCGCCACCGGACTGGCCCACAGCGCCGGGCAAGACCCGACCGATCCTGCAGCGCAACTGGCTGCGGCGTTGCTGGTTGCCACCTGGACCACGGCTTTTCTGCACGCGCATCGGCTATTTCAGGCGCAGCGCGATACAGCGGCGGCCAATACGGCTTTTCTGGCCCTGATTGACCAGGGCACGCTGGGCGTGAACGCCGCGCTGGCGGGTTCGCCCTACGTTTGA
- a CDS encoding FAD-dependent oxidoreductase — MNMNTSIVIIGAGLGGLMLARVLHIHGIAATVYEAETSPMARTQGGLLDIHDFNGQLALKDAGLYEEFVQLIHHGGQASRVLATDGTVLFEDDDDGTGGRPEVRRGELRRILLGSLPPDTVRWGYKLSHVQALGQGRHEVSFANDETMVSDVLVGADGAWSRVRPLLSDAQPVYAGLALVETWLSDCDQRYPATAQLAGGGALFAVTPGKGILTHREPDGVLHAYVVLRKPQDWFSRIDEATQADALSCLAAEFAGWHPALTTMITASDKAPVVRLVHELPDEHQWPRIPGVTLLGDAAHLMAPSGEGANLALLDGAELGKAIAAQPADIEAALLSFEQQMFVRSAAAAADAKALQEICYGARAPHSLVEMFSAVPASA, encoded by the coding sequence ATGAACATGAATACATCGATTGTCATTATCGGGGCGGGGCTGGGCGGGTTGATGCTGGCCCGCGTGCTCCATATCCACGGCATTGCCGCCACGGTCTATGAGGCCGAAACCTCGCCCATGGCGCGCACCCAGGGCGGCTTGCTGGATATCCACGATTTCAACGGACAACTGGCACTCAAGGACGCCGGTCTGTATGAGGAATTTGTGCAACTGATCCATCACGGCGGGCAGGCGTCCCGCGTGCTGGCGACCGACGGCACGGTGTTGTTTGAGGACGACGATGACGGCACCGGTGGCCGCCCGGAAGTGCGCCGGGGCGAGCTGCGCCGGATTTTGCTGGGATCGCTGCCGCCCGATACGGTCCGCTGGGGCTACAAGCTAAGCCATGTGCAGGCGCTAGGCCAGGGCCGGCACGAGGTCAGCTTTGCCAATGACGAGACCATGGTCAGCGATGTGCTGGTGGGCGCAGACGGGGCGTGGTCCCGGGTGCGGCCATTGCTGTCTGACGCGCAGCCTGTGTATGCCGGGCTGGCGCTGGTCGAGACCTGGTTGTCTGACTGTGACCAGCGTTACCCCGCCACGGCGCAGCTTGCCGGCGGTGGCGCGTTGTTTGCGGTGACGCCCGGCAAGGGCATTCTGACGCACCGGGAGCCGGACGGCGTACTGCACGCGTATGTGGTGCTGCGCAAGCCGCAAGACTGGTTCAGCCGGATTGATGAGGCCACGCAGGCTGATGCGCTCTCTTGCCTTGCTGCCGAGTTTGCCGGCTGGCACCCGGCGCTGACGACCATGATTACCGCCAGTGACAAGGCACCGGTCGTGCGGCTGGTGCATGAACTGCCGGATGAACACCAGTGGCCGCGCATCCCCGGCGTGACACTGCTGGGAGACGCCGCCCATTTGATGGCGCCGTCGGGCGAGGGCGCCAATCTGGCTTTGCTGGATGGTGCCGAACTGGGCAAGGCCATTGCCGCGCAGCCAGCAGATATCGAGGCGGCGCTGCTCAGTTTTGAGCAACAGATGTTTGTGCGTAGCGCCGCCGCAGCCGCCGATGCCAAAGCCTTGCAGGAGATCTGCTACGGCGCGCGGGCGCCGCACAGCCTGGTCGAGATGTTCAGCGCGGTGCCGGCGTCCGCCTGA
- a CDS encoding TetR/AcrR family transcriptional regulator, with amino-acid sequence MPRKAQSTERREDALSRDRIIEAAIALLDRDGEAGLTFRALAQALATGAGAIYWHIANKSDLLTAACDAIMTRTLSEATQAASTPQARIRAIALALFDAMDQHPWVGSALTQAPGQLPSVRMLEHLGQQVRALGVAAETQWIVTCTLQNYITGVGEQNAVNSQFAQHQGLPREGFLDDMARTWSALDQEEFPFTRSMAPALRAHDDQADFLAGIDLILAGVHRPQR; translated from the coding sequence ATGCCCAGAAAAGCGCAAAGCACGGAAAGACGCGAAGACGCCTTGTCGCGCGACCGGATCATTGAAGCCGCCATCGCCTTGCTTGATCGCGATGGCGAAGCCGGCCTGACCTTTCGCGCGCTGGCACAAGCGCTGGCCACCGGCGCGGGCGCCATTTACTGGCATATCGCCAACAAGAGCGATCTGCTGACCGCCGCGTGCGACGCCATCATGACCCGCACCCTGAGCGAAGCCACGCAGGCGGCAAGCACGCCGCAAGCGCGCATTCGCGCCATCGCGCTGGCCTTGTTTGATGCCATGGATCAGCACCCCTGGGTGGGGTCTGCGTTAACCCAGGCACCCGGGCAATTGCCCAGCGTGCGCATGCTGGAACACCTCGGCCAGCAAGTGCGCGCCTTGGGTGTGGCCGCTGAAACCCAGTGGATCGTCACCTGCACCCTGCAGAACTACATCACAGGTGTGGGCGAGCAAAACGCCGTCAACTCGCAATTTGCCCAGCACCAAGGGCTGCCGCGGGAGGGGTTTCTGGACGACATGGCCAGGACCTGGTCCGCGCTGGACCAGGAAGAATTCCCCTTCACGCGCAGCATGGCCCCTGCCCTGCGCGCCCATGACGACCAGGCGGATTTTCTGGCGGGCATTGATCTGATCCTGGCCGGCGTACACAGACCGCAGCGCTAA
- a CDS encoding response regulator transcription factor, with protein sequence MIDSMPLHVAVAHRNPLIACGIERLLAFAKDITVSIHQPDWVESRRFTGIDVLIGDYDTACQFMQRLRGNSRYPEHAPRVLLLTVRDSEREMRTAFDLGIHGYLLIDCDAGALEDCIRRLAAGQRYLSDTLSQRLVDSLSRESLTAREQDVLTLLANGNCNREIASSLGISVGTTKTHVASILGKLQASSRTRAAAIARDRGLITVNPGP encoded by the coding sequence ATGATCGACTCTATGCCATTGCATGTTGCCGTAGCGCACCGCAACCCGTTGATTGCCTGCGGCATCGAAAGACTTCTCGCTTTCGCAAAAGACATCACCGTATCGATACACCAGCCAGACTGGGTCGAGTCACGCCGCTTTACCGGTATTGATGTCCTGATCGGGGATTACGACACCGCTTGCCAGTTCATGCAGCGATTGCGCGGTAACTCGCGTTATCCGGAACATGCCCCACGGGTGTTGCTGTTAACCGTGCGCGACAGCGAGCGGGAAATGCGCACCGCGTTTGATCTTGGCATTCACGGCTATCTGCTGATCGATTGCGATGCCGGCGCCCTGGAAGACTGCATCCGCAGGCTGGCAGCGGGCCAGCGTTATCTGAGTGACACGCTGTCGCAGCGGCTGGTGGACTCTCTCTCCCGCGAGTCACTGACTGCGCGGGAGCAAGATGTGCTGACGCTGCTGGCCAACGGTAATTGCAACCGGGAGATCGCCAGCTCGCTGGGCATTTCTGTCGGCACCACCAAAACGCACGTCGCCTCCATTCTGGGCAAACTGCAAGCCAGTTCGCGTACCCGCGCCGCTGCCATTGCCAGAGATCGCGGGCTGATTACGGTGAACCCGGGGCCCTGA
- a CDS encoding acyltransferase family protein, whose translation MSSLPSAPAGATRYAELESLRGLAALLVVLFHVPGWNSALHDVAIIRNGALMVQLFFVLSGFVIYTAYGQKLESGSAVLRFQLLRLGRLYPVHLLMLAIFLAVEFLKSPLLKMGYNLGDPFVSNTWHAFFQQLLLIQAIGPHNAGFTFNGPAWSISVEFYTYLLFAGVVCLLPRIKLWVCAVLALGAMYMMWAQLGADYVNLVWCVAGFFLGCLIAALVQARSLVLPAFTPWLAFGLLLAFLQFNHSVRNDVAIFPLAGLLILGIVCGRPGLFQRVLRAPALQWLGQHSYAIYMVHAFVLYLLFLALFYGLPDRIPDDSNLPQLQLVEAAGVYLVFLAVTLALASALHRYVETPWRTRSRRWIQQGVGAWWIWGAMALLCGMQYLSR comes from the coding sequence ATGTCCTCTTTGCCCTCTGCGCCCGCTGGCGCAACCCGCTACGCGGAACTTGAAAGCCTGCGCGGGCTGGCGGCATTGCTGGTGGTGCTGTTTCATGTTCCTGGCTGGAATAGCGCATTGCATGATGTTGCAATCATCCGCAACGGCGCGCTGATGGTGCAGTTGTTTTTCGTCTTGTCCGGCTTTGTGATTTACACCGCCTATGGCCAGAAGCTGGAGTCCGGCAGCGCCGTGTTGCGTTTCCAGTTGTTGCGGCTGGGGCGGCTGTACCCGGTGCATCTGCTGATGCTGGCGATCTTTCTGGCGGTAGAGTTTCTCAAGTCGCCCTTGCTGAAAATGGGCTACAACCTGGGTGATCCGTTTGTCTCCAACACCTGGCATGCCTTTTTCCAGCAACTGCTGCTGATCCAGGCCATCGGCCCGCATAACGCCGGGTTCACCTTTAACGGCCCGGCGTGGTCGATCAGTGTGGAGTTCTATACCTACCTGCTGTTTGCCGGCGTGGTGTGCCTGTTACCGCGGATCAAGCTGTGGGTTTGCGCCGTGCTGGCACTGGGCGCGATGTACATGATGTGGGCACAACTGGGGGCGGATTACGTCAACCTGGTGTGGTGCGTGGCCGGGTTCTTCCTTGGCTGTCTGATTGCCGCGCTGGTGCAGGCGCGCTCGTTGGTGCTGCCCGCTTTTACACCGTGGCTGGCCTTTGGCTTGTTGCTGGCGTTTTTGCAGTTCAACCACAGCGTGCGTAACGATGTGGCGATCTTCCCGCTGGCCGGTTTGCTGATTCTGGGTATTGTCTGCGGCCGGCCGGGGCTGTTCCAGCGCGTGTTGCGTGCGCCGGCGCTGCAATGGCTGGGCCAGCATTCTTATGCCATCTACATGGTGCACGCCTTTGTGCTGTACCTGCTGTTTCTGGCTTTGTTCTATGGTCTGCCGGATCGTATTCCGGATGACTCCAACCTGCCACAGCTGCAACTGGTCGAAGCCGCAGGCGTTTATCTGGTCTTTCTGGCGGTCACCCTGGCTCTGGCAAGTGCTTTGCATCGTTATGTTGAAACCCCATGGCGCACCCGCAGCCGGCGCTGGATTCAGCAAGGCGTCGGCGCCTGGTGGATCTGGGGTGCGATGGCCCTGTTGTGCGGCATGCAATACCTGAGCCGGTAA
- a CDS encoding ATP-binding protein, whose amino-acid sequence MARSHMRPISPFDPGACLCFGSFKLFPAERLLTRQGVPVELGGRALDVLLALVAQAGSVVEKDALIAAAWPGMVVTEGSLRLQITLIRKALGDGVDGARYISNVMGRGYSFVAELSTQGELLAPDEHIGAQRLDVSLPGQVTELYGRGQDVAAISQRLAASRFLTIVGAGGVGKTSVAIKVGHDSRERLGDAIAFVDFAALSDPALVPTAVAAALRLSVRSADPLPSLLAWLRDKRLLLILDNCEHVIDAAAGLASGIAQATTDVHILATSREPLHVPGEQVFRLEPLATPPDQPGVTADAILAYPATRLFVERAGASGATLDVSDADAPVVADICRKLDGLALAIELAARRVATYGLQQTAALLNERLTLAWRGQRGALPRHQTLRATLDWSYDLLDDREKRVLCQLPVFVGDFTLAAARQVVPAGALSEEDVVDTLACLAEKSLLAVHLTGSLIQYRLLESTRDYLLSKSDQQIDGLARRHARYVLRHLEDLCAAPAASSASAPADIANVRAALEWSFGPDGEIDLAVAVAAAATPMLLATSLLIECRQWAERALRVLNPVVHGLRAEMQLFAALGLSLMFTRGNTDDVRVALAKSLELAQALGDAPSQVQLLGALQIFDERVGNFKASLSEAERSMSVATASADPATIATANAIMGLCQHLIGDQIAARTLLEAALAAPMQPRRTSSIYIGFDHRNRAGIALARTLWLRGHANLAMQTAQRTVEDAGKLDHPVTLCIALIWAVSVYVWAGDFARAEADIDRFIACAQAHSLGPYLAVGRGVKGELAIRTGVDIEQGIAAIRSCLVELHESRYELLNTGFNLALAEGLGAAGRTGEALALLEHTIAEVNANGDLYYLPELLRIKARTLQQTEGDHVLAAQACLAEALALSQRQGALSWTLRAATDLARLWAPARRQQARDLLASTLGHFEEGFETADLLAASLLLQQLDSPRD is encoded by the coding sequence ATGGCCAGATCGCACATGCGCCCGATTTCTCCGTTTGATCCAGGTGCATGCCTCTGTTTTGGCTCATTCAAGTTGTTCCCTGCCGAGCGCTTGTTAACACGCCAGGGCGTACCGGTAGAGCTGGGTGGCCGGGCGCTGGACGTGCTGCTGGCCCTCGTCGCCCAGGCCGGTTCAGTGGTCGAAAAAGACGCGCTCATCGCCGCCGCATGGCCCGGCATGGTGGTAACCGAAGGCAGCCTGCGGCTCCAGATCACCCTGATCCGCAAAGCGCTGGGCGACGGGGTTGATGGTGCCCGGTATATCTCTAATGTGATGGGGCGCGGGTACAGCTTTGTTGCCGAGTTATCAACCCAGGGCGAGTTGCTGGCGCCGGATGAACACATTGGGGCGCAGCGGCTGGACGTGAGCCTGCCCGGGCAAGTGACCGAACTCTACGGGCGCGGCCAGGACGTTGCCGCGATCTCGCAACGGCTGGCGGCCAGCCGGTTTCTCACGATTGTCGGGGCCGGCGGTGTCGGCAAGACCAGTGTCGCGATCAAGGTCGGCCATGACAGCCGCGAACGGCTGGGCGATGCGATTGCCTTCGTCGACTTCGCCGCGCTGAGCGATCCGGCCCTGGTGCCCACTGCCGTGGCCGCCGCGCTGCGCCTGTCGGTGCGTTCTGCCGACCCGCTGCCCAGCTTGCTGGCCTGGCTGCGGGACAAGCGCCTGCTACTGATTCTGGATAATTGCGAGCACGTGATCGATGCCGCTGCGGGGCTGGCCAGTGGCATTGCGCAAGCCACGACAGATGTACACATCCTGGCCACAAGCCGCGAACCCTTGCATGTGCCCGGCGAGCAGGTTTTCCGGCTGGAGCCACTGGCCACGCCGCCTGATCAACCTGGCGTGACCGCCGATGCCATCCTGGCTTACCCGGCCACGCGGCTCTTTGTAGAGCGGGCCGGCGCCAGTGGTGCGACGCTGGATGTGAGCGATGCCGACGCGCCCGTGGTCGCAGATATCTGCCGCAAGCTGGACGGTCTGGCGCTGGCGATTGAACTGGCTGCGCGGCGTGTGGCCACCTACGGGCTTCAGCAAACAGCTGCGCTGTTGAACGAGCGCCTGACGCTGGCATGGCGCGGTCAGCGGGGCGCCTTGCCACGCCACCAGACGCTGCGCGCCACGCTTGACTGGAGCTACGACCTGCTGGACGACCGGGAAAAGCGCGTGCTCTGCCAGCTTCCCGTCTTTGTCGGGGATTTCACGCTGGCGGCCGCGCGGCAAGTGGTGCCCGCGGGCGCGCTCTCAGAAGAAGACGTGGTCGACACACTGGCCTGTCTGGCAGAGAAATCCCTGCTTGCGGTGCATCTGACCGGCTCGCTGATCCAGTACCGCCTGCTGGAAAGCACGCGCGACTATCTGTTGTCCAAATCAGACCAACAGATCGACGGCCTGGCGCGACGGCACGCACGTTACGTCCTACGCCATCTGGAAGACCTCTGCGCCGCGCCTGCGGCCAGCAGCGCCAGCGCGCCGGCCGATATCGCCAATGTGCGCGCCGCGCTGGAGTGGAGTTTCGGCCCGGATGGCGAGATTGATCTCGCCGTCGCCGTGGCCGCCGCAGCCACCCCCATGCTGCTGGCGACGTCCCTGCTGATCGAATGCCGCCAGTGGGCCGAGCGGGCACTCCGTGTCCTGAATCCGGTGGTACACGGCCTGCGCGCCGAAATGCAGTTATTCGCCGCGCTGGGCTTGTCCTTGATGTTTACCCGCGGCAATACCGACGATGTGCGCGTAGCGCTGGCCAAAAGTCTGGAGCTGGCCCAGGCGCTGGGCGATGCGCCCAGTCAGGTCCAGTTGCTGGGGGCGCTGCAGATTTTTGACGAGCGCGTCGGCAATTTCAAAGCGTCACTCAGTGAAGCCGAACGCAGCATGAGCGTCGCGACCGCCAGTGCTGATCCGGCCACCATCGCCACGGCGAATGCCATCATGGGCCTGTGCCAGCATCTGATCGGCGATCAGATCGCAGCGCGCACCTTGCTGGAAGCCGCCCTCGCCGCGCCAATGCAACCCCGCCGCACAAGCTCGATCTACATCGGCTTTGATCACCGCAATCGGGCCGGCATTGCCCTGGCGCGCACGCTCTGGCTGCGGGGCCACGCAAATCTGGCCATGCAGACGGCACAGCGCACCGTGGAAGACGCCGGCAAACTGGATCACCCGGTCACGCTGTGCATTGCGTTGATCTGGGCGGTGTCGGTTTACGTCTGGGCGGGCGATTTTGCGCGGGCCGAGGCCGATATCGATCGCTTTATCGCCTGCGCCCAGGCCCATTCGCTCGGGCCGTATCTGGCTGTCGGCCGGGGCGTGAAAGGCGAGCTGGCTATCCGCACAGGCGTCGACATCGAGCAAGGCATTGCGGCCATTCGCAGTTGCCTGGTTGAACTGCATGAGTCGCGCTACGAGTTGCTGAACACCGGGTTCAACCTGGCCCTGGCCGAGGGCCTTGGGGCTGCCGGCCGGACCGGCGAAGCGCTCGCTCTGCTGGAACACACCATTGCAGAGGTCAACGCGAACGGCGACCTTTACTACCTGCCCGAACTATTGCGGATCAAGGCGCGTACCTTGCAGCAGACCGAAGGTGATCATGTCCTGGCCGCGCAGGCCTGCCTGGCTGAAGCACTGGCACTCAGCCAGCGCCAGGGCGCGCTGTCCTGGACGCTGCGCGCAGCCACCGACCTTGCCCGCCTGTGGGCGCCCGCCAGACGCCAGCAAGCGCGTGACCTGCTGGCCAGCACCCTTGGCCATTTCGAAGAAGGTTTTGAGACGGCCGATCTGCTCGCAGCCAGTTTACTGCTGCAACAACTGGACTCACCCCGGGATTGA
- a CDS encoding Ohr family peroxiredoxin: protein MEQHKAIYTAKVQTIGSSNGTARSVDGRFKDLLAPPDAEAPDTRPEQLFAAGWSACFEGAMQLAARKMNVLLPPGFAINTEIDLQDATDGYFLGARLKVSLPELERNVAQAIIDAAHQTCLYASATRSNIHVALSFS, encoded by the coding sequence ATGGAACAGCACAAAGCCATTTACACCGCAAAGGTCCAGACCATCGGGAGCAGCAACGGCACCGCCCGCAGCGTCGACGGCCGTTTCAAAGACTTGCTGGCACCGCCGGACGCAGAGGCGCCGGACACCAGGCCAGAACAACTTTTTGCTGCCGGCTGGTCGGCCTGTTTCGAAGGGGCGATGCAACTGGCGGCCCGCAAGATGAACGTATTGCTGCCGCCAGGCTTTGCCATCAACACCGAAATCGACCTGCAAGACGCAACGGACGGCTATTTTCTGGGCGCACGCCTGAAGGTGAGCCTGCCTGAACTGGAGCGCAATGTGGCGCAGGCGATCATTGATGCCGCACACCAGACTTGCCTGTATGCCAGTGCCACGCGCAGCAATATCCACGTGGCCCTCAGCTTCTCCTGA
- a CDS encoding MarR family winged helix-turn-helix transcriptional regulator, with translation MLPYLGHKLAHVVNLKRRKLDIYLQSAGITRPQCQVLLMLHVHGDGTQKNLLGQLDMDPAQLARTLDALEKDGYVTRRPWQENRRCMFVQMTELCRNERMPGLLAAMNSVEQQMFLGFSEEEHARMHAMLDKMNTNLQPDEEQ, from the coding sequence ATGCTTCCCTATCTCGGCCACAAACTGGCGCATGTCGTGAACCTCAAGCGGCGAAAGCTGGACATTTATCTGCAAAGCGCCGGCATTACCCGGCCGCAATGCCAGGTGCTGTTGATGCTGCACGTGCATGGCGACGGCACGCAGAAAAACCTGCTTGGCCAACTGGATATGGACCCGGCCCAACTGGCCCGCACGCTGGATGCGCTGGAAAAAGACGGCTACGTGACCCGCCGACCCTGGCAGGAAAACCGCCGCTGTATGTTTGTCCAGATGACCGAGCTTTGCCGCAATGAACGCATGCCCGGCCTGCTGGCCGCCATGAACAGCGTGGAACAGCAAATGTTTCTGGGTTTCAGCGAAGAAGAACACGCCCGGATGCACGCCATGCTGGACAAGATGAACACCAATCTGCAGCCCGACGAGGAGCAATAA
- a CDS encoding Bcr/CflA family efflux MFS transporter — translation MTDNTLSLTPWQQKRMLAVLLLLMPLFGMAVDLIAPSLPAMASELGQSDSAVKNLISLYLLGYALGNFSSGFLTDAWGRRKLLLGGMAGFVVISLLPLCLPSLPVLLATRLIQGLMVGTVSVVARSIFPDVLEAHELVKIGVLSGSMFGLGPIIGPVLGGYLQVYAGWQACFVFFAVSMALMWLLVVFLVPETHFRRHPLSVHTIRRNLGEVIRHRQFMGMVVLMGAIYSMSIAFNTVGPFIIQSAWHYSPITFGHIAFGLGCVFMLATFVCRAVVKRFPVARVQQVMTSLLLTVVLIALGLAQIWPESLPLLCGISALMFFGQGMLFPMSMGRGLSLFRHIAGTATALMFLINILITSVTSFLLSLLSVHSAPALLVVYLILALICFFANRLLIQPAEQAEVRQAA, via the coding sequence ATGACAGATAACACGCTCTCCCTGACCCCCTGGCAGCAGAAACGCATGCTGGCTGTACTGTTGCTGCTGATGCCGCTGTTCGGCATGGCGGTTGACCTGATCGCCCCGTCGCTGCCGGCCATGGCCTCTGAACTGGGCCAGTCCGACAGCGCCGTCAAGAACCTGATCAGCCTGTATCTGCTGGGCTACGCGCTGGGCAATTTCTCGTCCGGCTTTCTGACAGACGCCTGGGGCCGCCGCAAATTGCTGCTGGGTGGCATGGCCGGTTTTGTGGTGATCAGCCTGTTGCCCTTGTGCTTGCCGTCGCTGCCGGTACTGCTGGCTACCCGCCTGATTCAGGGTCTGATGGTCGGCACGGTTTCGGTAGTGGCGCGCTCCATCTTTCCGGATGTGCTCGAAGCGCATGAACTCGTGAAAATCGGCGTGCTCTCCGGCAGCATGTTCGGCCTTGGCCCGATCATCGGCCCGGTGCTGGGCGGTTATCTGCAGGTGTACGCTGGCTGGCAGGCATGCTTTGTGTTCTTCGCCGTCTCTATGGCGTTGATGTGGTTGCTGGTGGTCTTTCTGGTGCCGGAAACCCATTTCCGCCGTCACCCGCTGTCCGTGCACACCATTCGCCGCAATCTGGGCGAAGTGATCCGCCATCGCCAGTTCATGGGCATGGTGGTGCTGATGGGCGCCATTTATTCGATGAGCATTGCCTTCAACACCGTCGGCCCGTTCATTATCCAGAGCGCCTGGCATTACTCCCCGATCACCTTTGGCCACATCGCCTTCGGTCTGGGCTGCGTGTTCATGCTGGCAACTTTTGTCTGCCGTGCCGTGGTCAAACGGTTCCCGGTGGCCCGCGTGCAGCAAGTCATGACCAGCCTGCTGCTGACCGTGGTGCTGATCGCGCTGGGCCTGGCTCAGATCTGGCCGGAAAGCCTGCCCCTGCTGTGCGGCATCAGCGCCCTGATGTTCTTCGGCCAGGGCATGTTGTTCCCGATGTCCATGGGCCGCGGCTTGTCGCTGTTCCGGCACATCGCCGGCACCGCCACTGCGCTGATGTTCCTGATCAACATCCTGATCACCAGCGTGACCTCGTTCCTGCTCAGTTTGTTGTCGGTACACAGCGCACCGGCCTTGCTGGTGGTGTACCTGATCCTGGCGCTGATCTGTTTCTTTGCCAACCGGCTGCTGATCCAGCCAGCGGAACAAGCCGAAGTCCGGCAGGCGGCGTGA
- a CDS encoding alpha/beta hydrolase family protein, with product MRRAMFASVVFMFSALLARGEDVKLATDLQEQISQIPVTLTGLHGGTQTHDMVITTFRPAGAGPFPVVIISHGRATTPAERAAEGRFRYEVASRYFARKGFVVVVPTRIGYGVSGAAFDAEDSGHGSSSDPAIGVGNSTIETLAAIDFARALPGVDPKRIVLVGQSMGGLTTVSTASHNPPGVVAAINFAGGSGGDPDSHPGVPANPGALDALYTQWGKVTQLPMLWIYTQNDQFFGPRYSQQWATDFAAGGARVDYQLQPAFGNNGHFLFVQGSDLWTPIVERWLAAQGFTRTGLIARPAATSTAPVTADSALPGMGDKSSEVAKRYLALPQPRALAISGDGHWGEGHGDAALGKALGACQRNSPNTQCRLYAVDNDVVW from the coding sequence ATGCGCCGTGCCATGTTTGCCAGTGTTGTGTTCATGTTTAGCGCGCTGCTTGCGCGGGGTGAAGACGTCAAACTGGCCACCGACCTGCAAGAACAGATCAGCCAGATTCCGGTCACGCTCACCGGGCTGCATGGTGGTACGCAAACGCACGACATGGTGATCACCACGTTTCGGCCGGCGGGCGCCGGGCCATTCCCTGTGGTCATCATCAGCCACGGCCGTGCAACCACGCCGGCAGAACGGGCCGCAGAAGGGCGTTTTCGCTATGAGGTCGCCAGCCGCTACTTTGCGCGCAAGGGCTTTGTGGTGGTCGTGCCCACCCGCATTGGTTACGGTGTCTCTGGCGCGGCATTTGATGCAGAAGACTCGGGCCACGGGTCGTCTTCAGACCCCGCCATCGGGGTGGGTAATTCCACGATCGAGACCTTGGCAGCCATCGACTTTGCCCGCGCCCTGCCTGGCGTAGACCCCAAACGCATTGTGCTGGTGGGTCAGTCCATGGGTGGCCTGACCACGGTATCTACCGCGTCGCATAACCCGCCAGGTGTCGTGGCGGCGATCAACTTTGCCGGTGGCAGCGGCGGCGATCCGGATAGCCACCCTGGCGTGCCGGCTAACCCGGGCGCTCTGGATGCGCTGTACACCCAATGGGGCAAGGTAACGCAGCTGCCGATGTTATGGATTTACACGCAAAACGATCAGTTTTTTGGCCCGCGCTACAGCCAGCAATGGGCCACGGATTTTGCCGCCGGCGGCGCCAGGGTGGATTACCAGCTGCAACCCGCCTTCGGCAACAACGGCCATTTTCTGTTTGTGCAGGGCTCTGATTTGTGGACGCCGATTGTCGAGCGCTGGCTAGCCGCTCAGGGCTTTACCCGGACTGGTTTGATTGCCCGTCCGGCTGCAACATCGACAGCGCCAGTGACCGCAGACAGCGCCCTGCCGGGCATGGGAGACAAGAGCAGCGAAGTGGCGAAGCGCTATCTGGCGCTGCCGCAACCACGGGCCCTGGCCATCAGCGGCGACGGCCATTGGGGTGAGGGCCACGGCGACGCGGCGCTGGGCAAAGCGTTGGGGGCCTGCCAGCGTAACAGCCCCAATACCCAATGCCGTTTGTATGCGGTGGATAACGACGTAGTGTGGTGA